The following nucleotide sequence is from Cicer arietinum cultivar CDC Frontier isolate Library 1 chromosome 2, Cicar.CDCFrontier_v2.0, whole genome shotgun sequence.
ATGACAAGGTTAGAGTAGTCAGAGCAGTTTTTCCTGACAAAGGAAAAACTAAACAGCTCAATGAGGTACTTTTTAGGAAATTTTGTTAAagtcattatttatttttaatttcagttGCAAATCTTTATATTGCGGTATGTGACTGCAATTGCGAAGAAATgacaaattgaaaaataaaagttttacatgatgatttttttttaaattaataataattttgtaattaatatttGAAGAACAATTATATTGCAAGTGGAATTTAGAAGCATAATTCTCCTAGTACTCTAAGAAACTCTTGTTATTTCTCAAAATGTTTGTTGTAATTGTTTGTCTCTGTATGCAGGAAGAATGGAGAATTAATATGCCTCCAATtcaatgcttattcttgaatgttcAGCCAACAGCTGATGTCAAGTTAATATTTAAGTCTAATGGTGAAGATTATCCTCCTAACATTCCTCATCACATTAGCAAAATTCTTGAGCTTCACTTTGTAAGCACTTTTCATTAGagaatattttatgattttgtaaTTTGCTTTTGTTAATTTCTTTATGGTCATTGTAGCATTCATGTCACTCTTCCCCACTATGATTTGACAAATTTCAATATTATtgtttattgttatatattagtCGTCCCTACATACAgtacatattatatattatgagTATTATTACACaacattatatttattatatctgaGTTGGAACTTTGattgaatcaattttttaaaaaattatttattttttggtcaaattttaaattatcgaagttttttttttctcttaaaaatcAAAGGATTAACACTAAAAAGTGAAGTTAAAGTGtgaaatgattaagttttatatCATTACGAATgagatatataaaataagtgattCATGTACctaatacattaaaaatttaggttgagatgtggtgtcaaaGTCTTATGTGAATCTGAAGTATTTAGCCTATTGTCACTTTCGAGGTAACATAGTCGTGGTTAGACTCTGTGGAGAAGCGAGAGTATATCCTAGTATGTTAAAttcttttatcaaaaaattctaattttgtagTGAGGAGGTGGGTCCCATtagtaataattgaaattttgttCTCGCGTCTCCaactttccaaaaaaaaaaaaatagtattttccaaacattttttaaatttcttgaTCTGCAAATGATTGTTAGATATAATATAGAAACATACATCTGACTTAACTTTAAAGTTTATACCTTTTCATTggatatatttaaatacaattatataaaagtttaatttttattaaacctTAAAGTATCTTGATTAATTTCAGATAAGGTGGGAGCTACGAGGCCTTAATGCATTTTACAATGATCCTTACCATTTTAGCTTAGATGTGAGAGGAACTATATATCCAGAAAGAAGGGGAAAACATAGCTGGCTCAAGAATCAAATGGAGATGAATATAAGCTTTATTGTTTCTCCTACAATGATTTTTGTTCCTGAACATGTTTTACAAGATGCATTAGAGTTGGTTAGAATTCCTTTCATTTCTTCCTATTTTAACACATATATAtacaactaattaaatttatttaaaatagttaataaatttcaGTTAATAATGAAATGATTCAGAATAGCTGAATTTGGACTCTGACTAAAATAACTactgatcaaattttatttatctcacAACTAAAATTTAGATTACTACGaccgatttttcttaaaaattagagggttaaaataaaaaaataattttctttaactaaatatttattaggTCGGTCAAAAGACAAAACCACGAAAGCAATCGTctcaaaacttttaaattaaattttttttaacttatacaAAAAAAAGCCTCATATGATGTGATCATGTCATGATCATGAGTCCATAAtcttgtatatattttattatttttaaaattaaaattaataaaattttattttaaattatattgtttcGATAAAGATTAAATTGATTGACTTATTAccgattgaaaaaaaaaaaaaagaaatgctAGACAAAATGATCCATTACAATTTAAGAGATATTTCTACATTATAAGATTTCCTAATAAAATATGTCTTTTAAGTCTCGTAATGTATTAAGCTTCCCTGAGTGTGGATGACATATATGTTGATTAAATAACAGGTTTTCCAAACATTATGGAAAGAAATGAAGCATGAATTGCATGGTAGATTATTGGCAGATTATAACAATTTCAAGAGGTACAACAAATCCAACAAGAATTCACTCTAAACATAATGTTGACAACTTGGAGGATATATTTTCAGCTAATTGAATTAATGGAAAATAATGTCATACATTTTTCAACTGCAAATTAGTCCTTCTGAAATTAACTGTCACGAATTCTttgaatagaaaataaaaaatatgattctgTTATTTCATCTCTATGTATTTTGTTTACACAGTGCTCTTAGAAATAATTATTAGATGtagtttttctattttcaaCACCATAATTAAACTACTGTTTTAACTCCTTTTTtaagacattttttattttttaaatcagttGTACGATTGATAtagtgactttttttttttttaattaagtagaTTAGAAAAAGAAGAGGAGTTTATCCTTTTACAATTAATATGCAgaatattatcaaataaaacagaaaattaagtaaaacaaaataaattcaaataaaacaaaaaacttagGGAAAACACTAcgaatattttttataccaaCAAAACTCATACATAAATACGGAAAAATGAAATATtgcatattaaaatataaactttaacatattaaatgtttttgtaatatttacCTTCTTAGCTGCACTTATGCGAAGTGAATTTTTAATAGtttgatttttagttataaCTTCTTTTATTGGGATTTTTAGTTTAACATAGAACTTACAAAGTTCTGGAGGATAAGGAAAGGAAactttaaagaaataaaattaaatcaagtgattttaattttatattttaaaaattattttgtataagaatttatttaaaaataatataagttattttagaattattatagattgtaaaatgataaaattattatttttatcaaaaaaagtaTATCtcaaaaataatgttttataaGAAGCTTCTCAaaaataactttatattttagacattttaaaaaaaataataattattcatataaagTTGTAGCAATTACATAATATACTTCACATTTTTTCataataaactatatatttatattaatttatcatttgaatctttatctttaaaattcttttttttttaaagttcatcaaacaaaaatatataaacattataaaaatcattaaataaaaactataacaTACGAGCAAAAATAAAGTGCTTTGTGAATGGTGGTCCTAATTGTTTTTTGTCTAGTTCAAATATCAACATCTAGCTCTTGAGATAATGAAAGAGATGCATCCCACACATGTAGACTAATTTggatatatttgattaattggATTTATCtgattattttgatataatctTTAAGACTTATTAAGAGTGTAAGTAACCGATAAAAATGTCAAGAAACAATCGAATAAGACGTGTCAATAAACATGTAGCGTCAAGGTTTAGTACAACTAAGATATTTTTGTTTAGGTGAATGTGCATTTTTTTTGGTATGACATGACATTTTATCATAAAAtctttaaatgtattaaaattataaaaatatcatcacaaagtattacttttattaataattttatgaaattaaattgatcaatcaaaaaacatatttaataattaaagtaattaattaactaaaaacatatttaaaaagtaAACATATTAGCAtagaatttttataattttgatatatgaaATACAGTGTCTCATGCATTTTAAccattttgt
It contains:
- the LOC101496038 gene encoding uncharacterized protein; protein product: MASILMVPWQPLLVLKKKHSDFHTKRPSYSLIKNERTSSFNYKSTLNVPFYELPGASFDQYMDDKVRVVRAVFPDKGKTKQLNEEEWRINMPPIQCLFLNVQPTADVKLIFKSNGEDYPPNIPHHISKILELHFIRWELRGLNAFYNDPYHFSLDVRGTIYPERRGKHSWLKNQMEMNISFIVSPTMIFVPEHVLQDALELVFQTLWKEMKHELHGRLLADYNNFKRYNKSNKNSL